One segment of Desulfosalsimonas propionicica DNA contains the following:
- a CDS encoding YkgJ family cysteine cluster protein: MQYLEQDPDQIPGRRLSENETFTLDCHPGVPCFNQCCRNLNLYLYPYDVIRLKNSLGISSDEFIDTHTHVVLREGSHFPHVLLAMAENAEKTCPFLTDAGCRVYADRPQTCRAFPVEQALYFSEGVPKLIHYLRPPDFCCGIKEGRTHTPKSWEADQNAAFYNQMTIEWAQVMRLFSQDPWGGEGPDGQKGKMAFMAAYNVDMFRRFVLESSFFKRFHVKQDLRLKIRSDDVALLRLGMAWIQLAVFGIQTPRLRLKK; this comes from the coding sequence ATGCAATATCTTGAGCAAGATCCCGATCAAATTCCCGGCCGCCGGTTGTCTGAAAACGAAACATTTACTCTTGACTGTCATCCCGGGGTGCCGTGCTTTAATCAGTGCTGCAGAAACCTCAACCTGTATCTGTATCCCTATGACGTGATCCGGCTGAAAAACAGCCTGGGCATATCCTCTGATGAGTTCATTGACACCCATACCCATGTGGTGCTGCGCGAGGGCAGCCATTTCCCGCACGTGCTGCTGGCCATGGCGGAAAACGCGGAAAAAACCTGCCCGTTTCTCACGGATGCCGGATGCCGGGTGTATGCGGATCGCCCCCAGACCTGCCGGGCCTTTCCCGTGGAGCAGGCCCTTTATTTCAGCGAAGGTGTGCCAAAGCTGATCCATTATCTTCGTCCGCCGGATTTCTGCTGCGGCATCAAGGAAGGCCGCACGCATACCCCAAAATCCTGGGAGGCGGACCAGAACGCGGCATTTTACAACCAAATGACCATTGAATGGGCCCAGGTGATGCGGCTTTTTTCCCAGGATCCCTGGGGAGGGGAGGGCCCGGACGGGCAAAAGGGCAAAATGGCGTTTATGGCGGCCTACAATGTGGATATGTTTCGCAGGTTTGTGCTGGAAAGCAGTTTTTTCAAACGCTTTCACGTCAAGCAGGACCTGCGGCTAAAGATCAGGTCCGATGACGTGGCCCTTTTGCGTCTGGGCATGGCCTGGATCCAGTTGGCCGTATTCGGCATCCAGACCCCGAGGCTGCGGTTGAAAAAATAA
- a CDS encoding replication-associated recombination protein A, which produces MSGKVSELDLFDYQSEKSNAAHRPLADRMRPLDLDAFIGQQHAVGPGSLIRNAIENDRIFSMILWGPPGTGKTTLARIMAARTQCHFIQFSAVLTGVKDIRDVIDTARNQKKYHNRRTLLFVDEIHRFNKSQQDAFLHHVESGLITLIGATTENPSFEVISALLSRCRVIALERLSDEEIKTLVMRALSDTKRGLGDMGLTITDEAAGHIAAISDGDGRAALNAAEIAAMDMVGENGQENPAQIRLDHVEKALQRKSLSYDKAGEEHYNLISAFHKSLRGSDPDAGLYWLARMMAAGEDPFYIARRMVRFASEDIGNADPRALAVSMDAMEAYRFLGSPEGDLSLAQAAVYLATAPKSNSIYTAWGEARQMVEKTGSLPVPHHIRNAPTRLMKDMGYGRGYRYAHNYKDAFAPQDHLPDQLKDALVYHPTDRGDEKLIKQRLDKWREIKKQQKKT; this is translated from the coding sequence ATGTCCGGTAAGGTGTCTGAATTGGACCTGTTTGATTACCAGTCAGAAAAGTCAAACGCGGCCCACCGCCCCCTGGCCGACCGGATGCGGCCCCTGGATCTCGATGCGTTCATCGGCCAGCAGCATGCCGTGGGACCGGGCTCGCTGATCCGAAACGCCATTGAAAACGACCGGATCTTTTCCATGATCCTGTGGGGCCCGCCGGGCACCGGCAAAACCACCCTGGCCCGGATCATGGCAGCCCGGACCCAATGCCATTTCATCCAGTTTTCCGCCGTGTTAACCGGGGTCAAAGATATCCGGGACGTCATTGACACGGCCCGGAACCAGAAAAAATACCACAACCGCCGCACCCTGCTGTTTGTCGACGAAATCCATCGATTTAACAAATCCCAGCAAGACGCGTTTTTACACCATGTGGAAAGCGGACTGATCACCCTGATCGGGGCCACCACGGAAAACCCCTCCTTTGAGGTCATCTCCGCGCTGCTGTCGCGCTGCCGGGTCATTGCCCTGGAGCGGCTATCGGATGAAGAAATCAAAACCCTTGTCATGCGGGCCCTCTCCGATACCAAGCGCGGGCTTGGCGACATGGGCCTGACAATCACGGATGAGGCTGCAGGCCATATAGCCGCCATTTCGGACGGAGACGGCCGGGCTGCGTTAAATGCGGCCGAGATTGCGGCCATGGACATGGTGGGCGAAAACGGGCAGGAAAACCCTGCGCAGATCCGCCTGGATCACGTGGAAAAGGCTTTGCAAAGAAAATCCCTGTCCTATGACAAGGCCGGGGAAGAACACTATAACCTGATTTCCGCGTTTCACAAAAGCCTGCGGGGAAGTGATCCGGATGCCGGGCTTTACTGGCTGGCCCGGATGATGGCCGCAGGAGAGGACCCCTTCTACATTGCCCGGCGCATGGTGCGGTTTGCCTCAGAAGACATCGGCAACGCAGATCCCCGGGCCCTGGCCGTGAGCATGGATGCCATGGAGGCCTACCGTTTTCTGGGCTCGCCGGAAGGCGATTTGAGCCTGGCCCAGGCTGCCGTGTATCTGGCCACCGCCCCCAAAAGCAACAGCATCTACACCGCATGGGGCGAAGCCAGACAAATGGTGGAAAAAACCGGGTCCCTGCCCGTGCCTCACCATATCCGAAACGCCCCCACAAGGCTGATGAAGGACATGGGCTACGGCCGGGGATACCGCTATGCCCACAACTACAAGGACGCTTTTGCCCCGCAGGACCATCTGCCCGACCAGCTCAAAGACGCCCTGGTATACCATCCCACGGACCGGGGCGATGAAAAGCTGATCAAACAGCGGCTCGACAAATGGCGGGAGATAAAAAAACAGCAAAAAAAAACCTGA